A genomic window from Cupriavidus metallidurans CH34 includes:
- the truB gene encoding tRNA pseudouridine(55) synthase TruB, with product MTDSSATRPPRLPRRDVHGVLLLDKPLGLSSNDALVRAKRLLRANKAGHTGTLDPLATGLLPLCFGEATKFSQDLLDADKTYEAKVRLGATTTTGDAEGEIVVERLVTCDHDALDAAVARFTGEIEQVPPMYSALKKDGKPLYEYARAGQTVERAARQVTIHAITLLDVDLPAAMFTMRVTCSKGTYIRTLAEDVGEALGCGAHLIGLRRTAVGDLTLEGAVTLEQIDAQADEARPGMLAPVDALLQRCPPVHLDAAAMGRFLQGQRIARRDLPEGQVPPDEGTLARVYGDEGRLLGVARMKEGALRPERLVKL from the coding sequence ATGACCGATTCCTCCGCGACCCGACCGCCCCGGCTGCCACGCCGCGACGTGCACGGTGTGCTGCTGCTCGACAAGCCTCTGGGTCTGTCGTCCAACGACGCGCTGGTACGCGCCAAGCGACTGCTGCGCGCGAACAAGGCCGGCCACACGGGCACGCTGGATCCGCTGGCGACTGGACTGCTGCCGCTGTGTTTTGGCGAGGCCACCAAGTTCTCTCAGGATCTGCTTGACGCGGACAAGACCTACGAGGCGAAAGTCCGGCTTGGCGCGACGACGACCACAGGCGATGCCGAGGGCGAGATCGTCGTCGAGCGACTGGTGACATGCGATCACGACGCGCTTGATGCTGCGGTTGCGCGCTTTACCGGAGAGATCGAACAGGTACCGCCGATGTACTCGGCACTCAAGAAGGACGGCAAGCCGCTTTACGAGTATGCCCGGGCCGGGCAGACCGTCGAGCGCGCGGCGCGGCAGGTAACGATTCACGCCATCACGCTGCTGGACGTTGATTTGCCTGCGGCGATGTTCACGATGCGTGTCACATGCAGCAAGGGCACGTACATTCGCACGCTGGCCGAAGATGTCGGCGAGGCGCTGGGTTGCGGCGCGCACCTGATTGGGCTGCGCCGAACCGCCGTCGGTGACCTGACGCTGGAAGGCGCGGTCACGCTCGAGCAGATTGACGCACAGGCTGACGAAGCACGGCCGGGAATGCTCGCGCCTGTTGACGCGCTGCTGCAACGGTGCCCGCCGGTGCATCTCGATGCCGCCGCGATGGGGCGCTTTCTGCAAGGCCAGCGCATCGCACGCCGCGATCTGCCGGAAGGGCAGGTGCCGCCGGATGAGGGCACGCTGGCACGTGTCTATGGCGACGAAGGGCGTCTGCTAGGCGTCGCGCGGATGAAGGAAGGGGCCTTGCGGCCCGAGCGGCTAGTCAAACTCTAG
- a CDS encoding DHA2 family efflux MFS transporter permease subunit, with amino-acid sequence MADSITTVPDSGAAPAPKPKPAPARHAAPPPLTGGKLVIGTIALSLATFMNVLDSSIANVSIPAISGDLGVSPNQGTWVITSFAVANAISVPLTGWLTTRFGAVRLFVLSILLFVLSSWLCGVAPNLETLLAARVLQGAVAGPMIPLSQSLLLASYPVAKSSMALALWGMTTLVAPIMGPLLGGWISDNMTWPWIFYINVPIGIMTAYATWAIYRDRETPTKILPIDRIGLALLVIWVGSMQLMLDKGKELDWFHSSIIVTLTVVAVVGFLFFLIWENYEKHPIVDIHLFKGRNFAAGVVAISVAYGLFFGNLVILPLWLQTIIGYTATDAGLVMAPVGIFAIILSPIIGRILPKVDSRWVATAAFITFGVVSFMRAGFTTTVDTRALIIPTLIQGAAMAMFFIPLTSIILSGQPAEKIPAASGLSNFVRITFGAIGASISTTIWENRSALHHAQLVEQINPYNPTYQAQLDHLMSMGMNRMQAIGLMERNISQQASMLGANDIFWISGVLFFVLIGFVWLTKRAKGGGGAEAAGAH; translated from the coding sequence ATGGCAGATTCCATCACCACAGTGCCGGATTCCGGCGCGGCTCCGGCCCCAAAGCCGAAGCCAGCGCCAGCCCGGCATGCCGCGCCCCCTCCGCTGACGGGCGGCAAGCTCGTCATTGGCACCATCGCCCTGTCGCTGGCTACGTTCATGAACGTGCTCGACTCGTCGATCGCCAACGTGTCGATCCCGGCCATCTCGGGCGACCTCGGCGTGTCGCCGAACCAGGGCACCTGGGTCATCACGTCGTTCGCCGTCGCCAACGCTATTTCAGTGCCGCTGACGGGCTGGCTGACCACGCGTTTCGGTGCCGTGCGATTGTTCGTGCTGTCGATCTTGCTGTTCGTGCTCTCGTCCTGGCTGTGCGGCGTGGCGCCGAACCTGGAGACGCTGCTGGCCGCGCGCGTGCTGCAAGGCGCCGTAGCCGGGCCGATGATCCCACTGTCGCAGTCGCTGCTGCTGGCCAGCTATCCGGTTGCCAAGAGTTCGATGGCGCTGGCGCTATGGGGCATGACCACACTCGTAGCGCCGATCATGGGCCCCCTGCTTGGCGGCTGGATCTCCGACAACATGACATGGCCGTGGATCTTCTATATCAACGTGCCGATCGGCATCATGACCGCGTATGCCACATGGGCAATCTATCGTGATCGCGAAACACCCACGAAGATCCTGCCAATCGACCGCATCGGCCTGGCTCTCCTCGTGATCTGGGTGGGGTCGATGCAGCTCATGCTCGACAAGGGCAAGGAACTCGACTGGTTCCATTCCTCGATCATCGTGACGCTGACGGTGGTGGCGGTAGTCGGATTCCTGTTCTTCCTGATCTGGGAGAACTATGAGAAGCACCCGATCGTCGACATTCACCTGTTCAAGGGACGCAACTTCGCCGCAGGCGTGGTGGCAATCTCCGTGGCGTACGGGCTGTTCTTCGGCAACCTGGTGATTCTGCCGCTGTGGCTGCAGACCATCATCGGCTACACCGCGACGGACGCCGGTCTGGTGATGGCGCCAGTGGGGATCTTCGCGATCATCCTGTCGCCAATCATCGGTCGCATCCTGCCGAAGGTCGACTCTCGCTGGGTGGCAACCGCTGCGTTTATTACGTTTGGCGTGGTCAGTTTCATGCGTGCTGGCTTTACCACAACCGTTGATACGCGCGCGCTGATCATCCCTACGCTGATACAGGGCGCCGCAATGGCAATGTTCTTCATCCCGCTGACGTCAATCATCCTGTCCGGCCAGCCGGCCGAGAAGATCCCGGCGGCTTCCGGTTTGTCGAACTTTGTACGGATCACGTTCGGCGCGATCGGCGCTTCGATCTCGACGACGATCTGGGAGAACCGCTCGGCGCTGCACCATGCCCAGTTGGTCGAACAGATCAATCCGTATAACCCGACGTACCAGGCACAGCTCGACCACCTGATGTCGATGGGGATGAACCGGATGCAGGCGATCGGCCTGATGGAGCGAAATATCTCGCAGCAGGCATCTATGCTCGGCGCCAACGACATCTTCTGGATTTCCGGCGTGCTGTTCTTCGTGCTGATCGGCTTCGTCTGGCTGACCAAGCGCGCCAAGGGCGGCGGCGGCGCGGAAGCAGCCGGAGCGCACTGA
- a CDS encoding MarR family winged helix-turn-helix transcriptional regulator, giving the protein MTSNTPGDLFDPDHYEIGKSVGYLLARAKSALSQGVEQEVSSLDMTHAQASCLMMLAKGEATTVTDLARNLNTDAGSVTRLLSRMEKRGLIERTRRDDDRRVVDLSLTAEGEAMVEKLPVVFCNVMRRHFVGFSQEEIETLRDMLLRLIANNGGIGSAASCPLDRNTG; this is encoded by the coding sequence ATGACGTCAAACACACCCGGCGACCTGTTCGATCCGGATCACTACGAAATCGGCAAAAGTGTCGGCTATCTGCTCGCCCGCGCCAAGAGCGCGCTCTCCCAGGGCGTTGAGCAGGAAGTCAGCAGCCTGGACATGACGCACGCCCAGGCCAGTTGCCTGATGATGCTGGCCAAGGGCGAGGCCACAACGGTGACCGACCTGGCCCGCAATCTCAATACAGATGCCGGCTCGGTGACCCGCCTCCTGAGCCGCATGGAAAAGCGCGGCCTGATCGAACGCACGCGGCGCGACGATGATCGCCGCGTGGTAGATCTGTCGCTGACAGCCGAAGGCGAAGCCATGGTCGAAAAACTGCCCGTGGTGTTTTGCAATGTGATGCGCCGACACTTCGTGGGGTTCAGCCAGGAAGAAATCGAGACCCTGCGCGACATGTTGCTAAGGCTGATCGCCAACAACGGTGGCATTGGGTCGGCGGCCAGTTGTCCGCTCGACAGGAACACAGGATAG
- a CDS encoding HlyD family secretion protein produces the protein MSNNQQSASQKPAPTGDSKRKRLLTTLTAAIVVAGVGYGLYWGLYARHFESTDDAYVAGNVVQVTPLVGGTVVSIAADDTQLVTAGQPLIQLDRADTQVAMEQAEAQLAQAVREVRTLYVNNASLAANVALRDADVAKARDDLRRRQAIAGSGAVSSEEISHAQTALKAAESALLASKEQLASNQVLTDQTTVEKHPNVQRAAANLRSAYLSFARSTLPAPVTGYVAKRSVQVGQRVAAGTPLMAVVPLDQVWVDANFKEVQITHMRIGQPVELEADVYGSKVKYQGHVEGFSAGTGAAFSLLPAQNATGNWIKVVQRLPVRIALDAQQLKEHPLRVGLSMNVTVDVRKEEGAAMVTATNARPLQTDVYDKVAQDADELIARIISVNNGGRTPAPAAPGGASAARAAAKPANT, from the coding sequence ATGAGCAACAACCAGCAATCGGCCAGCCAGAAACCCGCTCCAACCGGTGACAGCAAGCGCAAGCGCCTGCTCACGACGCTCACTGCCGCGATCGTGGTGGCCGGCGTCGGCTATGGCCTGTACTGGGGCCTCTACGCCCGGCACTTCGAAAGCACCGATGATGCCTATGTGGCCGGCAACGTGGTCCAGGTGACCCCGCTGGTGGGCGGCACTGTGGTGTCGATCGCCGCCGACGACACGCAACTCGTCACCGCTGGCCAGCCGCTGATCCAGCTCGACCGCGCCGACACCCAGGTAGCCATGGAACAGGCCGAAGCCCAACTCGCGCAAGCCGTGCGTGAAGTGCGCACGCTCTATGTGAACAACGCTTCGCTGGCTGCGAACGTGGCATTGCGCGATGCCGATGTGGCCAAGGCACGCGATGACCTGCGCCGCCGCCAGGCGATTGCCGGCTCGGGCGCGGTCTCGAGCGAGGAAATCTCGCACGCCCAGACCGCACTGAAAGCAGCCGAGTCGGCGCTGCTTGCCTCGAAGGAGCAACTCGCGTCGAATCAGGTATTGACCGACCAGACCACCGTGGAAAAGCACCCGAACGTGCAGCGCGCCGCCGCCAATCTGCGTTCGGCCTACCTGTCGTTCGCCCGCTCCACACTGCCGGCGCCGGTCACCGGCTACGTGGCCAAGCGCTCGGTACAGGTTGGCCAGCGCGTGGCCGCCGGCACACCGCTGATGGCCGTGGTACCGCTCGATCAGGTCTGGGTTGATGCCAACTTCAAGGAAGTGCAGATCACCCATATGCGCATCGGCCAGCCGGTGGAACTGGAAGCTGACGTCTATGGCTCGAAGGTGAAGTACCAGGGCCATGTCGAGGGCTTCTCGGCCGGTACCGGGGCGGCGTTCTCGCTCCTGCCCGCGCAGAACGCCACCGGCAACTGGATCAAGGTGGTGCAGCGCCTGCCGGTGCGTATCGCGCTGGACGCCCAACAACTCAAGGAGCATCCGCTGCGTGTCGGCCTGTCGATGAACGTTACCGTTGACGTGCGCAAGGAAGAAGGCGCCGCGATGGTCACCGCCACCAACGCCCGGCCTCTGCAGACGGACGTCTATGACAAGGTGGCGCAGGACGCCGACGAACTGATCGCCCGCATCATCTCCGTCAATAACGGCGGCCGCACGCCGGCACCGGCGGCGCCGGGCGGCGCCAGCGCGGCGCGCGCAGCCGCCAAGCCTGCCAACACCTGA
- a CDS encoding sterol desaturase family protein, which translates to MTPQTPAPEAFDPGLILLAFAPVFVLTIGWEAWYWWKRDRSVYSWRDTLSNATLALMHQASDALFLWLMVRTVYTWCYAHGLRAVPETWWSFALLLILQDFLYYWFHRASHQVRWMWASHVAHHSSEGMNFSTAFRQSLTYPISGMWIFWIPLALVGFTPDWVILAVGLNLAFQFFVHTRLGRRWPLVERLVNTPSVHRVHHAKNPQYIDRNYAGVLTIWDRMFGTFVPEEEAPQYGITRQVCTYNPLTLTFHEWRDMFADAWRERDPRYLWKPPEWRSPRSALMPSAGQTPAAEHGQRSDAI; encoded by the coding sequence ATGACACCGCAAACCCCTGCCCCCGAGGCGTTCGATCCCGGCCTGATTCTCCTGGCCTTTGCGCCGGTCTTCGTGCTGACGATAGGTTGGGAAGCCTGGTACTGGTGGAAGCGCGATCGCTCGGTCTATAGCTGGCGCGACACGCTCTCGAATGCCACGCTCGCACTGATGCATCAGGCATCCGATGCGCTGTTTCTCTGGCTGATGGTTCGCACGGTCTACACGTGGTGCTACGCCCACGGGCTTCGTGCGGTGCCGGAGACCTGGTGGTCGTTCGCGCTGCTATTGATCTTGCAGGACTTCCTCTACTACTGGTTCCATCGTGCCAGCCACCAGGTGCGCTGGATGTGGGCTTCGCACGTGGCGCATCACTCGTCGGAGGGCATGAACTTCTCGACGGCTTTCCGGCAGAGCCTGACCTACCCGATCTCCGGCATGTGGATTTTCTGGATCCCTCTGGCACTCGTCGGCTTCACGCCTGACTGGGTGATCCTTGCAGTGGGACTGAACCTGGCGTTTCAGTTTTTCGTGCACACGCGACTGGGGCGACGCTGGCCGCTGGTTGAGAGACTCGTCAACACGCCATCGGTCCATCGCGTCCACCATGCGAAGAATCCTCAATACATCGACCGCAACTACGCCGGGGTTCTGACGATCTGGGACCGGATGTTCGGCACCTTCGTGCCCGAAGAGGAAGCGCCGCAGTACGGCATTACGCGGCAGGTCTGCACCTACAACCCGCTGACGCTGACATTCCACGAATGGCGCGACATGTTTGCCGATGCCTGGCGCGAGCGTGACCCACGATACCTGTGGAAGCCGCCCGAGTGGCGCAGCCCTCGATCCGCATTGATGCCCAGCGCGGGCCAAACGCCCGCTGCCGAGCACGGACAGCGCTCCGACGCGATCTGA
- a CDS encoding enoyl-CoA hydratase/isomerase family protein, with product MTEFVSTQVQGGVAYLTLTRPQALNALSLEMIRAITGALQSWENDPAVHAMVVAGAGGKAFCAGGDIRWFYQAHQANDPLLDQFFVEEYALNHLIHRYAKPYIALMDGVVMGGGMGISQGARLRIVTERTKMAMPETNIGLFPDVGGGWFLARTQGHIGEYLGLTGAVIGAADAIYAKLADAYLPTNAIAEMVASLQARQFTSGEAVLEQIASFTRQHADACVPSTSQLASNAALIDTLFAGASAQAILAAVSDAEGDWAAQTAATLRSRSPLMLCVTLEQIRRARTMSLEDELRMELDMMHDVFRHGDGIEGIRALVIDKDHQPKWNPPRLDEVSGARVRAFFDSPWRKDDHPLATLGA from the coding sequence ATGACGGAGTTTGTATCGACCCAGGTGCAGGGCGGCGTGGCGTATCTGACACTGACCCGGCCGCAGGCCCTCAACGCGCTGTCGCTCGAGATGATTCGCGCGATCACCGGTGCGCTGCAAAGCTGGGAGAACGATCCCGCAGTCCACGCGATGGTAGTGGCTGGCGCGGGCGGCAAGGCATTCTGCGCCGGCGGCGATATCCGCTGGTTCTACCAGGCGCACCAGGCGAACGATCCGCTGCTGGATCAGTTCTTCGTTGAGGAATACGCGCTCAACCATCTGATTCATCGCTATGCCAAGCCTTACATCGCGCTGATGGATGGCGTGGTCATGGGCGGTGGTATGGGGATCTCGCAGGGCGCGCGGCTGCGCATCGTCACCGAGCGGACGAAAATGGCGATGCCGGAGACCAATATCGGTCTGTTCCCCGATGTTGGCGGTGGATGGTTCCTGGCACGCACGCAAGGTCATATCGGCGAGTACCTGGGCCTTACCGGCGCGGTGATCGGCGCGGCCGATGCTATTTACGCGAAGCTGGCCGATGCCTATCTGCCAACGAACGCGATCGCCGAGATGGTTGCATCGCTGCAGGCGCGGCAGTTCACCAGTGGCGAAGCGGTACTCGAGCAGATTGCGTCGTTCACGCGCCAGCACGCCGACGCCTGCGTACCATCCACCAGCCAGCTGGCTTCGAATGCTGCCCTGATCGATACCTTGTTCGCAGGCGCCTCCGCACAGGCGATCCTGGCAGCTGTCAGCGACGCCGAAGGCGATTGGGCCGCGCAAACCGCCGCCACGCTGCGTAGCCGCTCACCGCTGATGCTCTGCGTCACGCTCGAACAGATCCGCCGTGCTCGCACGATGTCGCTCGAAGATGAGCTGCGGATGGAGCTCGACATGATGCATGACGTGTTCCGTCACGGCGACGGCATCGAGGGAATTCGCGCGCTGGTGATCGACAAGGACCACCAGCCGAAGTGGAATCCGCCACGCCTGGACGAGGTGAGTGGGGCACGCGTGCGTGCGTTCTTCGATAGTCCATGGCGCAAGGATGACCATCCCTTGGCTACGCTGGGCGCGTAA
- a CDS encoding AdeC/AdeK/OprM family multidrug efflux complex outer membrane factor, whose protein sequence is MNLSPSSTLGRNGVAARTGSLALTVLAAAVISGCAALGNSHSTQTLAEPGTMASPQTFTADHGQWPSQDWVDQFHDPQLRALADEAVKDNPNLQVALARLEASRAMADATRAALYPSVDFEGSIIRQRFSATDLFTGTPLAGSWQNQSRLQFGLSWDLDFWGKNRDALEAALSDDRSMEAESQAARLMLTTSIARSYNRLAALFAQRDVAERAIAQRRDLTDLSRQRLAAGLDTQVETTQARATVASAQTELQAIDEEIALARNQIAALLGKGPDRGLQITRPTLLANPTPQLPDDLTIGLIGRRPDLVAARWRVEATSKDISVAKKEFLPDVTLTAFAGLASLDPANLLMSVSRTFGFGPTLRLPIFEGGRLRANLKGKYAQYDIAVASYNQTLVDALREAADTVISIRSVDQQIKTQREALELAEHAYSLATTRYKAGLGTQLTVLNAESTVLQQRRQATDLQARRLDLQMGLIKALGGGYHEEADEKAGAVEQNTEKGTRG, encoded by the coding sequence ATGAATCTCTCCCCTTCCTCCACCCTCGGCCGCAATGGCGTTGCGGCCCGCACCGGCAGCCTGGCCTTGACGGTCCTGGCTGCCGCTGTCATTTCCGGCTGTGCCGCGTTGGGCAATTCGCACAGCACGCAGACGTTGGCCGAACCCGGCACGATGGCCTCGCCGCAGACGTTCACCGCTGATCACGGCCAATGGCCGTCACAGGACTGGGTCGACCAGTTCCATGATCCGCAACTGCGCGCACTGGCCGACGAAGCCGTCAAGGACAACCCGAACCTGCAGGTCGCGCTGGCACGCCTGGAGGCCTCGCGCGCAATGGCCGATGCCACGCGCGCGGCGCTGTACCCGAGCGTCGATTTCGAAGGCAGCATCATTCGCCAGCGCTTCTCGGCCACCGACCTCTTCACCGGCACGCCCCTCGCCGGCTCCTGGCAGAACCAGTCCCGCCTGCAGTTCGGGCTGTCTTGGGATCTCGACTTCTGGGGCAAGAATCGCGACGCGCTCGAAGCCGCCCTGTCGGATGACCGCTCAATGGAGGCTGAGAGCCAGGCCGCACGCCTGATGCTCACCACGTCGATCGCACGCAGCTACAACCGACTGGCCGCGCTCTTCGCGCAGCGAGACGTTGCCGAACGTGCCATCGCCCAGCGCCGGGACCTTACCGATCTGTCCCGTCAGCGGCTGGCCGCCGGCCTCGACACCCAAGTGGAAACCACACAGGCCCGCGCCACAGTTGCATCGGCGCAAACGGAACTGCAGGCCATCGACGAGGAAATCGCCCTGGCGCGCAACCAGATCGCCGCGCTGCTCGGCAAGGGCCCGGACCGCGGCCTGCAGATCACGCGCCCGACGCTGCTGGCCAACCCGACGCCACAATTGCCGGACGACCTGACGATCGGCCTGATCGGCCGCCGCCCCGACCTTGTTGCCGCCCGCTGGCGCGTGGAGGCCACGTCCAAGGACATCAGCGTCGCCAAGAAGGAATTCCTGCCTGACGTGACACTGACGGCGTTCGCCGGCCTGGCGTCGCTGGACCCCGCCAACCTGTTGATGAGTGTCAGCCGCACGTTCGGCTTCGGCCCGACGCTGCGCCTGCCGATCTTCGAAGGTGGCCGCCTGCGCGCCAACCTCAAGGGCAAGTACGCGCAGTACGACATCGCCGTGGCCAGCTATAACCAGACGCTGGTCGACGCGTTGCGCGAGGCCGCCGATACGGTGATCAGCATCCGCAGCGTTGATCAGCAGATCAAGACGCAGCGCGAAGCACTCGAACTGGCCGAGCACGCGTACTCGCTGGCCACCACGCGCTACAAGGCCGGCCTCGGCACGCAGTTGACCGTGTTGAACGCGGAGAGCACCGTGCTGCAGCAACGCCGTCAGGCGACAGATCTGCAGGCGCGCCGCCTGGATCTGCAGATGGGCCTGATCAAGGCTCTCGGCGGCGGCTATCACGAGGAAGCCGACGAAAAAGCCGGCGCCGTAGAACAGAACACGGAAAAGGGCACCCGGGGCTGA
- the typA gene encoding translational GTPase TypA has product MTRAIRNIAIIAHVDHGKTTLVDQLLRQAGTFRENQQIAERVMDSNDLEKERGITILAKNCAVEYNGTHINIVDTPGHADFGGEVERVLSMVDGVLLLVDAVEGPMPQTRFVTRKALALGLKPIVVINKVDRPGARPDWVINQTFDLFDKLGANDEQLDFTVVYASGLNGYAGLTEDVRDGDMKPLFETVLDKVPVRNDDPNGPLQMQIISLDYSSYVGKIGVGRISRGRAKPLQDVVVKFGPEGNPIKGRINQVLKFSGLEREIVAEAEAGDIVLINGIEELGIGCTVCAPEALDALPMLKVDEPTLTMNFCVNTSPLAGREGKFVTSRQLRERLDRELKSNVALRVAETGDDTIFEVSGRGELHLTILLENMRREGYELAVSRPRVVFKEIDGVKNEPYELLTVDVEDGHQGSVMEELGRRKGELLDMASDGKGRTRLEYRIPARGLIGFQGEFLTLTRGTGLISHIFDDYAPVREGGLGERHNGVLISQDDGDAVAYALWKLQDRGRMFVKPGDALYEGMIIGIHSRDNDLVVNPIKGKQLTNVRASGTDEAVRLVPPIQMSLEYAVEFIADDELVEITPKSIRLRKRHLKEHERKRASRESVA; this is encoded by the coding sequence ATGACCCGCGCCATCCGTAATATCGCCATCATCGCTCACGTTGATCATGGCAAGACCACCCTGGTCGACCAACTCCTGCGCCAGGCAGGCACCTTCCGCGAGAACCAGCAAATCGCCGAACGGGTGATGGACTCGAACGACCTGGAAAAGGAACGCGGGATCACCATCCTCGCGAAGAACTGTGCCGTCGAGTACAACGGCACGCACATCAATATCGTGGACACCCCGGGCCACGCCGACTTCGGCGGTGAAGTGGAGCGCGTGCTGTCGATGGTCGACGGCGTGCTGCTGCTGGTGGATGCCGTGGAAGGCCCGATGCCGCAGACGCGTTTCGTGACGCGCAAGGCACTGGCCCTGGGCCTGAAGCCGATCGTCGTGATCAACAAGGTTGACCGTCCGGGCGCCCGTCCTGACTGGGTGATCAACCAGACCTTCGACCTGTTCGACAAGCTCGGCGCCAACGACGAGCAGCTGGACTTCACCGTGGTGTACGCCTCGGGCCTGAACGGCTATGCCGGCCTGACCGAAGACGTGCGCGACGGCGACATGAAGCCGCTGTTCGAAACCGTGCTGGACAAGGTGCCGGTGCGTAACGATGACCCGAATGGTCCGCTGCAGATGCAAATCATCTCGCTGGACTACTCGAGCTACGTCGGCAAGATCGGCGTCGGCCGTATCTCGCGTGGCCGCGCCAAGCCGCTGCAGGACGTGGTGGTCAAGTTCGGTCCGGAAGGTAACCCGATCAAGGGCCGTATCAACCAGGTGCTGAAGTTCAGCGGCCTGGAGCGCGAGATTGTGGCCGAGGCGGAAGCCGGCGACATCGTGCTGATCAACGGTATCGAGGAACTGGGCATTGGCTGCACCGTGTGCGCCCCCGAGGCTCTGGACGCGCTGCCGATGCTGAAGGTGGACGAGCCGACGCTGACGATGAACTTCTGCGTCAACACGTCGCCGCTGGCCGGCCGCGAAGGCAAGTTCGTGACCAGCCGCCAGCTGCGCGAGCGTCTGGACCGCGAGCTGAAGTCGAACGTGGCGCTGCGCGTGGCCGAAACTGGCGACGATACGATCTTCGAAGTCTCGGGTCGTGGCGAACTGCACCTGACCATCCTGCTGGAAAACATGCGCCGTGAAGGCTACGAGCTGGCCGTGTCGCGCCCGCGCGTGGTGTTCAAGGAAATCGACGGCGTCAAGAACGAGCCGTACGAACTGCTGACCGTGGACGTGGAAGACGGCCACCAGGGTTCGGTGATGGAAGAGCTGGGCCGCCGCAAGGGTGAACTGCTCGATATGGCATCGGACGGCAAGGGCCGCACCCGCCTGGAATACCGCATTCCGGCGCGTGGCCTGATCGGCTTCCAGGGTGAATTCCTGACGCTGACGCGTGGTACCGGCCTGATCAGCCACATCTTCGACGACTACGCGCCGGTGCGCGAAGGCGGCCTGGGTGAACGCCACAATGGCGTGCTGATCTCGCAGGACGATGGCGACGCCGTGGCCTACGCACTATGGAAGCTGCAGGATCGCGGCCGCATGTTCGTGAAGCCGGGCGATGCGCTGTACGAAGGCATGATCATCGGCATCCACAGCCGTGACAACGACCTCGTCGTGAACCCGATCAAGGGCAAGCAGCTGACCAACGTCCGTGCTTCGGGTACCGACGAAGCCGTACGACTGGTACCGCCGATCCAGATGTCGCTCGAGTACGCGGTGGAATTCATCGCCGACGACGAACTGGTGGAGATCACGCCGAAGAGCATCCGTCTGCGCAAGCGCCACCTGAAGGAGCACGAGCGCAAGCGCGCCTCGCGCGAATCGGTGGCCTGA